The Epilithonimonas zeae genome contains a region encoding:
- a CDS encoding XRE family transcriptional regulator, protein MSKFSDNITFLRGKKNMTQQELADLLILTRSRYVAYEYGRSEPPNEILIRISKFYNISIDLLLTVDVRKFSVDEIMELPDNRIVLPIRVDQDGNDQIEIIPQKASMGYLNGYGDPEYIESLETISLPFLKGGKFRAFPADGDSMPPYKNGTYIVGKYVENLSDLKTDRTYVFITTNDGISYKRFQFHEADGIWVKADNQFYEPYKIPLPEIKEIWEFACSINTKEYEPDEFSEHHIHNFITEIKTDIKQIKEKIGDKN, encoded by the coding sequence ATGTCAAAATTCTCTGATAACATCACGTTTTTGAGAGGGAAGAAAAATATGACCCAGCAAGAGCTGGCAGATTTGTTAATTCTTACCCGATCCAGATATGTTGCGTATGAATATGGAAGATCAGAACCTCCGAATGAAATATTGATTAGAATTTCAAAATTCTATAACATCAGCATTGACCTTTTGTTGACTGTAGATGTTAGAAAGTTTTCGGTCGATGAGATTATGGAACTTCCAGATAATAGAATCGTTCTTCCTATCAGGGTAGATCAGGATGGAAACGATCAGATCGAGATCATTCCACAAAAAGCTTCTATGGGCTACTTGAACGGCTATGGAGATCCGGAATACATAGAAAGTCTGGAGACCATATCCTTACCCTTCTTAAAAGGAGGTAAGTTCAGAGCATTTCCAGCTGACGGCGACTCTATGCCGCCCTATAAAAATGGAACCTACATTGTAGGAAAATATGTTGAAAATCTTTCGGATTTGAAAACAGACAGAACTTATGTTTTCATCACAACCAATGATGGTATCAGTTACAAAAGGTTTCAGTTTCACGAAGCAGATGGTATTTGGGTTAAAGCTGACAATCAATTTTATGAGCCTTATAAAATTCCATTGCCTGAAATTAAAGAAATCTGGGAGTTTGCATGCAGTATTAACACAAAAGAATACGAACCAGATGAATTTTCAGAACATCATATTCACAATTTCATTACAGAGATTAAAACAGATATAAAGCAGATCAAAGAAAAAATTGGAGATAAGAATTGA
- the dinB gene encoding DNA polymerase IV, with protein sequence MERAIAHMDLDTFFVSCERLKNSVLEKQPVIIGGGDRGVVASCSYEVRKFGVRSAMPIKMALRLCPEAKVIKGDMEYYSNMSHLVTEVIQEKVPVLEKASIDEFYLDLSGMDQFFGCFQWTNEIADAVQKNTGLPISFALSTNKTVSKIGTCESKPTGRLEVRAPHIQNFLNPLSIKKIPMVGTETFNLFSRLGVKTIQTLSEMPVEVLHQLIGKNGTVLWKKAHGIDDTPVVPYSERKSISTEDTFSEDTIDVHQIRSILSGMVEKLAYQLRQEKWLTSTVTVKIRYSNFDTETKQCKVPYTSADHTLLRAVLELFHKVYTRRMRIRLIGIRFTGLVHGSHQMDLFEDTEELISLYQTMDRIKNRFGTSSVGRASGFLK encoded by the coding sequence ATGGAAAGAGCAATTGCACATATGGACCTGGACACATTCTTTGTCTCCTGTGAGCGGCTGAAAAACTCCGTCCTGGAGAAACAGCCTGTGATCATAGGCGGTGGAGACCGTGGTGTGGTGGCATCATGCTCCTATGAGGTTCGTAAGTTTGGAGTTCGTTCGGCGATGCCGATAAAAATGGCATTGAGGCTATGCCCTGAGGCAAAGGTCATCAAAGGAGATATGGAATATTATTCCAATATGTCGCATCTGGTGACCGAGGTCATTCAGGAAAAAGTACCGGTGCTGGAGAAAGCGAGCATCGATGAATTTTATCTTGATCTCTCAGGAATGGACCAGTTCTTCGGATGCTTTCAATGGACCAATGAGATAGCGGATGCTGTTCAAAAAAATACAGGTCTGCCGATCAGCTTTGCCCTTTCCACCAATAAGACGGTATCCAAGATCGGGACCTGTGAATCAAAACCGACAGGCAGACTTGAAGTCAGGGCTCCCCATATCCAGAATTTTTTAAATCCCCTATCCATCAAAAAGATCCCGATGGTCGGCACAGAGACCTTCAATCTGTTCTCCAGGCTAGGCGTTAAGACGATACAAACCCTATCTGAAATGCCTGTAGAGGTCCTTCATCAACTGATCGGAAAAAATGGGACGGTACTTTGGAAAAAAGCCCATGGCATCGATGATACACCCGTAGTGCCCTATTCTGAAAGGAAATCAATATCCACTGAAGATACATTTTCTGAGGATACGATCGATGTTCATCAGATCAGAAGCATTTTGTCGGGAATGGTCGAAAAGCTGGCCTATCAGCTAAGGCAGGAAAAATGGTTGACCTCTACCGTCACCGTCAAGATCAGGTATTCCAACTTCGATACAGAGACCAAACAGTGCAAAGTTCCATACACTTCTGCCGACCATACTCTGCTCAGGGCTGTTCTTGAATTGTTTCATAAAGTGTACACCCGTAGAATGCGGATCCGTCTGATAGGCATCCGCTTCACCGGTCTTGTGCACGGGAGTCATCAGATGGATCTTTTCGAAGATACCGAAGAATTGATCTCCCTTTATCAGACCATGGACAGGATCAAGAACAGATTCGGGACTTCCAGCGTCGGAAGGGCATCAGGGTTTTTAAAATAA